A portion of the Pithys albifrons albifrons isolate INPA30051 chromosome 1, PitAlb_v1, whole genome shotgun sequence genome contains these proteins:
- the P2RY8 gene encoding S-geranylgeranyl-glutathione receptor P2RY8, giving the protein MVKNGSHLDALTLAMLQNKTVSITLPIVYTVVALISIPGNLFSLWVLFWHIKPKTPSVIFMINLSITDLMLASCFPFQISYHFQSNHWTFGKTLCSLVTVMFYSNMYSSILTMTFISIERYMGVVYPMKLIKWRRKRYALAACLAMWFFLLLALYPLESTDLTYEVKELGIVTCFDVLKWDMLPNFVAWVAFLLTLFVVLFLIPFVVTVGCYIGIIRKLIQTSSRYGNRQKTRSIYLATIVLLVFITCFAPNNFILLAHMIIRLFYGSSLYPAYKLTLCLSCFNNCLDPFIYYFASKEFYQKFMQLFRPKVLLSDSLENRRESLFSGRTMSARSMSSGPMEGLEGVKVYLQRQESVF; this is encoded by the coding sequence ATGGTTAAAAACGGATCCCATCTGGACGCTTTGACACTGGCAATGCTCCAAAATAAAACTGTCTCCATCACCCTCCCAATTGTGTATACAGTGGTGGCTCTGATCAGCATCCCTGGCAACTTGTTCTCCCTTTGGGTGCTCTTCTGGCACATCAAACCCAAAACACCTTCTGTTATCTTCATGATCAACCTAAGCATCACGGATCTCATGCTGGCCAGCTGCTTTCCCTTCCAGATTTCCTATCACTTCCAAAGCAATCACTGGACCTTTGGCAAGACTCTTTGCAGCCTTGTGACTGTGATGTTCTACTCCAACATGTATTCTTCCATATTGACCATGACCTTTATCAGCATTGAACGGTACATGGGTGTGGTATACCCCATGAAGTTGATCaagtggagaagaaaaagatatGCCTTGGCTGCCTGCCTAGCTATGTGGTTTTTCTTGCTACTGGCCTTGTACCCACTAGAAAGCACAGATCTGACCTATGAAGTGAAAGAGTTGGGGATTGTAACCTGTTTTGATGTCCTAAAATGGGATATGCTGCCCAACTTTGTAGCCTGGGTAGCTTTTCTCCTCACCCTATTTGTCGTGCTCTTCCTGATCCCTTTTGTTGTAACAGTTGGATGCTACATTGGCATCATTCGGAAGCTAATTCAGACATCGAGCAGATATGGTAATAGGCAGAAGACTAGATCCATATACCTGGCAACAATTGTCCTTCTGGTATTCATCACTTGCTTTGCACCCAATAACTTCATCCTACTTGCACATATGATCATCCGCTTATTTTATGGCAGTAGTTTGTACCCTGCCTACAAGCTCACCTTGTGCCTCAGTTGCTTCAACAACTGCCTAGATCccttcatttattattttgcatCCAAAGAATTTTACCAGAAATTCATGCAATTGTTTCGCCCTAAGGTACTGCTCAGTGACAGcttagaaaacagaagagaaagtttATTCTCTGGCAGGACCATGTCAGCCAGGTCAATGTCAAGTGGACCTATGGAAGGGTTAGAGGGAGTAAAGGTCTATTTGCAAAGGCAAGAAAGTGTTTTTTAG